The following proteins are co-located in the Trichormus variabilis 0441 genome:
- the thrB gene encoding homoserine kinase: MSVVSSVTVKVPGTTANLGPGFDCIGAALTIYNQFQFTRLETSELIIQATGAEAERVPTDESNLLYQAFVKLYQYIDQTPPGVKVEIELGVPLARGLGSSATAIVGGLVAANRLAGEPLSQAQVMELAIAIEGHPDNVVPALVGGCRLAATGAMGWEICDVPWHGDIVPVLAIPDFELSTSEARRVLPTEYSRADAIFNTAHLGLLLRGLQTGKGEWLRAALQDKLHQPYRQALIPGYDAVNTAAVAAGAYGMVISGAGPTLLALADVSHAAAVAAAMSTAWREAGIKAVVRSLALDTHGAT; this comes from the coding sequence ATGTCTGTTGTTTCTTCTGTCACGGTTAAGGTTCCTGGCACAACTGCTAACTTGGGGCCTGGTTTTGACTGCATCGGTGCAGCCTTGACTATATATAATCAATTCCAGTTCACCCGCCTGGAAACGAGTGAGTTAATTATTCAAGCCACAGGCGCGGAAGCTGAACGCGTACCAACTGATGAGAGTAATTTACTTTATCAGGCGTTTGTCAAGTTATATCAATATATAGATCAGACACCACCAGGGGTAAAAGTCGAGATTGAGTTGGGTGTACCACTGGCGCGGGGTTTGGGGAGTTCGGCTACGGCGATTGTTGGAGGTTTGGTGGCGGCGAATCGATTGGCGGGTGAGCCGTTGTCTCAGGCGCAGGTGATGGAATTAGCGATCGCCATTGAAGGACATCCTGATAATGTCGTACCCGCGTTGGTGGGGGGATGTCGTCTGGCGGCCACCGGTGCTATGGGTTGGGAAATTTGTGATGTTCCCTGGCATGGTGATATTGTCCCAGTGCTGGCAATTCCCGATTTTGAATTGTCCACCTCAGAAGCACGGCGAGTTTTACCAACAGAATATAGTCGCGCAGATGCGATTTTTAATACTGCTCATTTGGGGTTATTGTTGCGCGGCTTGCAAACAGGTAAGGGAGAATGGTTAAGGGCAGCTTTACAAGATAAGTTACATCAGCCCTATCGCCAAGCTTTAATTCCTGGTTACGATGCTGTGAATACTGCGGCTGTGGCTGCTGGTGCTTACGGTATGGTGATTAGTGGCGCGGGGCCGACACTGTTGGCTTTAGCGGATGTATCTCATGCGGCAGCTGTTGCGGCGGCAATGTCCACAGCTTGGCGAGAGGCGGGAATTAAGGCTGTAGTGCGATCGCTTGCTCTCGATACTCATGGCGCAACTTAA
- a CDS encoding NAD(P)H-quinone oxidoreductase subunit 4 has translation MNLIEFPWLTAIIALPLVAALAIPIIPDKEGKTVRWYGLGVAFADFALMIAAFWHYYDFQSSTYQFVEKYHWLPQIGLNWSVAVDGLSMPLLLLTGLINTLAIFAAWKVTNKPRLFYGLMLVMYSAQLGVFVAQDLLLFFLMWEIELVPVYLLISIWGGPKRRYAATKFILYTAAASIFILVAGFALAFSGDTVTFDIAALGMKEYPKAIELLAYAGFLIAFGVKLPIFPLHTWLPDAHGEASAPGSMILAGVLLKMGGYALIRFNIEMLPDAHVYFAPVLAILGVVNIVYGACCAFAQTNLKRRLAYSSIAHMGFVLIGLASYTEIGVSGAVLQMVSHGLVAASLFFLTGVTYERTHTLLMDKMGGIGKVMPKTFALYTAGAMASLALPGMSGFVGELMVFIGIATSDVYSSSFKVVVVLLSAVGVILTPIYLLSLLRQVFYGKQSEELHLDAFIPDVKPRELFITASLLLPIIGIGLYPKLITQTYDVKTVEIAAHARQVLPVVAGQQPSSLYSQIFTAPTLANAEVESLVNISK, from the coding sequence ATGAATCTCATTGAGTTTCCCTGGCTAACAGCCATAATTGCCTTACCCTTGGTGGCAGCCCTAGCCATCCCCATAATTCCCGACAAAGAAGGAAAAACGGTTCGTTGGTATGGATTGGGTGTAGCCTTTGCAGACTTTGCCTTAATGATTGCCGCCTTCTGGCATTATTACGACTTCCAAAGTTCGACATACCAATTTGTAGAAAAATACCATTGGCTTCCTCAAATAGGTTTGAATTGGTCTGTAGCAGTTGACGGCTTATCAATGCCCTTACTGTTGTTAACAGGCTTAATTAACACACTCGCAATCTTCGCGGCTTGGAAAGTAACCAACAAGCCGCGATTATTTTATGGATTGATGCTGGTGATGTACAGCGCCCAGTTAGGGGTGTTTGTTGCCCAAGACTTGCTACTATTCTTCCTCATGTGGGAAATCGAGCTAGTTCCTGTCTACCTGCTGATTTCCATCTGGGGAGGCCCCAAACGCCGTTATGCAGCGACCAAGTTCATCCTTTACACTGCTGCTGCTTCTATATTTATTCTCGTAGCTGGATTTGCACTTGCATTCTCTGGAGATACAGTTACTTTCGACATTGCAGCTCTGGGAATGAAAGAATATCCCAAAGCGATTGAATTATTAGCTTATGCAGGATTTTTAATTGCCTTCGGTGTAAAATTGCCAATATTCCCTCTCCACACATGGCTACCTGATGCTCACGGTGAAGCATCTGCCCCTGGTTCCATGATTCTGGCTGGTGTGTTGCTGAAAATGGGTGGTTATGCCCTCATCCGCTTCAACATCGAAATGTTGCCTGATGCCCATGTTTATTTTGCGCCAGTCTTAGCAATCTTAGGTGTAGTTAACATTGTTTATGGTGCTTGCTGCGCCTTTGCTCAAACCAACCTGAAACGCCGCCTAGCTTACTCTTCCATCGCCCACATGGGATTTGTGCTAATCGGTCTAGCTTCCTACACAGAAATTGGTGTGAGTGGAGCAGTGTTACAGATGGTCTCCCACGGTTTGGTTGCGGCTAGCTTGTTCTTCTTAACTGGTGTGACTTACGAACGTACCCACACCTTATTGATGGACAAAATGGGCGGTATTGGTAAGGTGATGCCCAAAACCTTCGCTCTTTACACAGCAGGCGCAATGGCTTCTCTAGCCTTACCCGGAATGAGTGGCTTCGTAGGAGAGTTGATGGTGTTCATTGGTATCGCTACCAGCGATGTCTACAGTTCCAGCTTCAAAGTCGTAGTTGTTCTACTGTCCGCAGTGGGTGTAATTCTGACTCCAATTTACTTGCTGTCTCTATTGCGCCAAGTCTTCTACGGCAAACAAAGCGAAGAGTTACATCTTGATGCTTTCATCCCTGATGTGAAACCTCGTGAATTGTTCATCACCGCTTCTTTATTACTTCCCATCATCGGTATCGGCTTGTATCCCAAATTGATTACCCAAACCTATGATGTGAAGACTGTAGAAATAGCAGCCCACGCTCGTCAAGTGTTACCAGTGGTTGCAGGACAACAGCCATCAAGCCTGTACTCCCAAATTTTCACTGCACCAACACTGGCTAATGCTGAAGTTGAAAGTTTAGTTAATATCTCTAAGTAA
- a CDS encoding 2TM domain-containing protein, with product MTYNSEQMQQILQKAFARQQQGEISRQQIIEIASELGVSSASLQAAEQEWLSQEIGDKKRQRFHAQRREEFKTHLITFIGVNGFLFVLNLLTSPGYFWAIFPLLGWGLGLLFSSIKAYKTSGESYEHDFQEWSKNLPK from the coding sequence ATGACTTACAATTCAGAACAAATGCAACAGATTCTCCAAAAAGCTTTTGCCCGTCAGCAACAGGGAGAAATTTCACGCCAGCAGATTATAGAAATCGCCTCAGAGCTAGGAGTTTCATCCGCATCTTTGCAAGCTGCTGAACAAGAATGGTTGAGCCAAGAAATAGGAGATAAAAAACGCCAGAGATTTCACGCCCAACGACGAGAAGAATTTAAAACACACCTGATTACTTTTATTGGTGTCAACGGATTTTTATTTGTTTTGAATCTGTTAACAAGCCCTGGCTATTTTTGGGCGATTTTTCCCCTATTGGGTTGGGGGTTAGGTTTATTATTCTCTAGTATAAAAGCTTATAAAACTAGCGGAGAATCGTACGAACATGATTTTCAGGAATGGTCTAAAAATTTACCAAAATAA